The following nucleotide sequence is from Pangasianodon hypophthalmus isolate fPanHyp1 chromosome 8, fPanHyp1.pri, whole genome shotgun sequence.
TAGTAagccagatgtgtgtgtgtgtgtgtgtgtgtgtgtgtgtacaaatagAAAAGAAGGGGACTAAAATCACCTGTTTCATAATTACAATGTCtgctcatttttaaacatttgttgcTACTTTAATTGTCACTATTCATTAGAAAACACAGTttcattatagaaaaaaaaatagtttgccTGTTACACTTTTTGTAAAGAACATTTAGATAGtggactttgtcattttataGGTGGTTTTACAAttgtaataatcatataatttccAACTTCTCTTAGAAAATCTGTGATTCTCAATCATggctagtttcttcatttcagacTTACATGTTAATGTGATACGTCAACATACTGGTATGGTCCTGAATTGATTGTAAGCCAGTGCAAGTGTTCGGAGAGATGCAAGTCCACTCTGCTACAATCAGCTGTGATGTAAATGATGtcaattttatatatgtattttgatTGAGCTTTATTTCACTCTGCCAGTGTAAGCAGTGGTATGTAGGCTATGTAAATGGTTGGACAAACCACCTCTGAAGAATTAATACCAGATATCTGTCTACCAGATAATAATCTGCTGTTGTGtccatatatttatatacattgttGTGTAATGagagatatatatttatagcacTGCATTTCGATTGTATTTTATATAGCCATGGGCACAGGTCACGGGCAAAGAAAagatttttctcatttctggaAAACCACAACTCAGATGGAGTGTTTTTCTTCCTGTGTGTGACctgcattttaaaagaaatgacacTACTTATATAAAAAGGTGTGATCATGTGTAACATGGTATGCGACAAAtaaatgtgtgtcagtgtatgggtgtgtgtagaAGAGACCTTGCAATATGAGAATTGCTGGCCAGGGCCAATAAGCTGTAGAACATTTCATGGTCAGGCAGACGGGGAATGGAAATGACTCCTGTTAAATAATGACCCTGTGTGAGACCCTATCTCACATATAATCtctctcaaatacacacacacaccccctcatGCTGGGAGTTCAAACCCGACACGAAACAACAGCTAAACCATGGTATCTGCAAACCTCCCATAGCTGAACGTAATGGTGGTTCTTTGTACGTAGTACAGAGAAGAGgaagattatatatatagattCAAAAAGGTTTAACATGTTTCTTGTTCTTGACAACGGAAGTTTTGGTTCTTCCAAGGAGCCCAGTTTATttcatgtaataataaataatttgtaatcACATTAcataacacttttaaaaaaataagatgcTTGTTACAGGTCCCATTTAAATGTTTCATAAGAGACTAAATCACCAGGTAGGAGGATTTTTCAAATAatgtgacaaaagaaaaaatgaaaacaaaagaaagcaaaaaacaaagaaaaggtgACTCAATGACAGTATCACTGAGTCATCGCCTCCAGCATGAACGCTTTCGTCAGACAGAACAGTGACAAATATTTTATACTTCAGGCTgtcaaaatgtaatttaaatattaattcaaatGTAAATTTTCCAGACTTTGTAATCTGTTGAGATTATGTTGcaatttagaatttttaaaaaagctagaTATGTGCATCTGATCGTTATACTCCCTTGAATAAGAAATTCATTCTTTCACCTTATGAACCGTTAAATGTGTTCTGGAGTTAATTTTATTAACatgatatttcttttttttaatgatgatttCATGGGTTTAGCATGACCAAGAAGGATTACCAGACTAGACTGTATCATTTAGTGCATCAGTGACAAGAGTATTGTTTCAAATACACTGTTTCTGTAAATAGCCAACCTGGACCCAAGTCACAATTCTGTGGAATAAAGTATTCACCTTTAATTATGacaggcattttttttaaaacacatgaTGTCTTGTTTACAGTCTTATAGCTGCAGAAATAAAACGGATTGAGATTTTTTGCATTCTTATTGAAGTaataaaaagcatgaaaataGGCATCCTATGATTAACACATTGTTTACAATGTCATCCAGACACAGTGGCATGGTGGCAGACTGGGTAGCattgtctcctcacagctccagggtcctgtgCTTATTCGTAAGAtttttgtatgttgtatgtGTCTGCATagtgtttcctccaggttctctggtttctacCCACTTCACAAAAACATGGCAATAGGTGGcttggctatgataaattgtgtgtgaatggtgccctgtgatgcagggtgtattccctccttgtgcccagtgtttaTCCatcgcaaccctgaccagaataaagaatgaaaaaatgaatgtcTTCCaaccagatagatagatagatagttagatagatagatagatagatagatagatagaaactgTATTAATCTTGAAAAGATTGCAGCATTACAGTAGCAGTAAAATGACCACAATGCAAGAAATCTAAAGAACGTGTATTTAGAGAGAAAGGGAACTTACTTCTGTACAAAATCTAcctgtaaataaattataagaTGACACACATGTAAGTGTTGCCATGCACTTTACAGCTCTgtggtccctggttcgatcctgaacttgagttactgtctgtgtggagttatGCATGTTCTCACTGTAtttgcgtgggtttcctcccactgtgaaaaaaaaacatgcaggtaggcagattAGCTACACTAAAtcgcccctaggtgtgaatgagtgtgtgaaatgtgtgtttgcatggtgcTCTGTAATGTTGGAgatatggatatatatatatatatatatatatagagagagagagagagagagagagagagagggagagagagagagagggagagggagagggagatcTCTATCCGTCTATGTCTCATATATGTTTGATTATAACACAGACAGAACACTGATCAGCAGAGTCATATAGTCATAAGCTAACACTTGTCTGTCCAAACCAATTACCTCACTCAACTACTAAATAAACCAGTTCTGGTTGCCTAGATACAGCTCTCTGCCGACAACCCACAAGCGAAGAGCAGAGTTGTGAGCTTACGTTGAAACAAAGCTCAAGACTATATCCTGATAGAGTTTgcaaacacacaggcacacacacaagcaggaaATGAGTCCTATCaagcatcatcatcatgctCCTTATTAAAGGCAGCCACCACATCATTACAGGTCTCAGAACAGAAATTTCTCCGAAACTAGTGTGCATTCGATAAAATGAATCTCAGACAAACAAAATGATGAGTGTTAAATGTGCTCATTTTCTGTGTGCAGTTGTGTCATCTATTTGATTTAATCATCTTACAGCATGTGCTTGACCGTGAATAGGTTGCACATAAGTTATTGTCATTTTAGATGATATGTAATTGCCTTTTCGGCAAATGAGATAGGCAGTATGGTTCTGACTGaggaatctgtgtgtgtgagtgtgagggtgTAGCATTTGAATCTTGCTTCATCCTTTTTTCATGGGCTGCAGCTTTAATCTGCAATCAGTTCCTGCAGCAataacagtgatttttttttctttctgcctctgATAACCATAGAAATCACTCTGGCCTTTTCTTAGAGCAAACAGCAAGGTGCATGCCTACACTCTCTATCTCAAGTTTGCAGTTTATTTTTACTACCAAAGTATTTCATTTTATGATATTTCTTTAAGACCCTTTTTATTCACACTCACAAATGTCTCATTAATGGACCCTGATTTTCATTAGACTCAGCAAATATTTTTAGCCCTTTTTCATGAAAAGTTTCTCGGCTCATAATTTGTTTATCGACTAAATTTAAGGCCTTATTACCTCTTGATAATAAGATGAACAAGCTTCAAATGACACTGTTTCATTCTGTAAGTGTGGACACTTGATTCCACTGACAACTTGATTGCACGTCTCTGCCATAATGACACTTAGGCATTTGGAACAAGAGAGGCTGTAAAAGGAAAATGGAGggaaggaaaaatgaaatgGGTTTCTGCTTTCCTTGTATTCTGGTGTTCTTTTTGCATTATATGGAATGTCTTGGTGCGGAATATGATATGTGATGTGGGTATGTGCTTTGGTTTATATACCTGAACATGCATTGTCTCCAATTTATTGTGCCAGAACATCTGCTGAGACAGTAATATGATGCTGCTAGCATGTATGGAAATAAGATACTATTAGAATCTAAGCAGTAAGATGCTGCTAGGCTGTGTATTACTTTTTCTGTTAACATTTCAACCCACGTAGAAagctaaatgaaaataatgggCTGAATAATTTGGGCCGATGTacacaaacagtaaacaaaggCAAGACTGTATGcattaaaagtattttacaaaaatgcacagaattGAAGTAGATGGATTTTATTGCAGCTGAAAGCTTTGTAATGTTTCTAGTGTTTATGGTATGCCTTGTGCAGTGACACATTTTTCTGGTAGGCATTTACTGAATTCAATAAACCGGTCCTTGAAAAAGTATATTAACTTTTATGGCTGCTTCAATTAATCTCTTACTCatatatgaatgtgtatgtgtgtttatgtgcacagGTTCACCAGTATTACAGTTTCCTGCCTGAAGATAAGGTCCCCTACGTGAACAGCATCGGCGAGAAGCATCGCATTAAACAGCTCCTACACCAGCTTCCCCCTCATGACAACGAGGTCAGTGCTCAAAGTACTGATGCATTTGCATTACGTTCCAGGAATCTGCTTTTCAACCAACTAttagcagagagatgagagatggtaaaatacattttagcaCACCTTTAATGGCTTTCTAACCCATATGTTTTGTTCAGGTTTGGTTGAACATTTGGTTGCAGACAATCTCAGTGGAATGGGATTGTGTGAATGGATTCAGAATTCCCTAATGTCTCAAAGCACTTGAGAAACCAACATATTTATGTTAGGCTTTGATTAGTGTATAGCACAATAACTAGTTCTATTTTGAAACCCATTTTGTATATATAGTGAGTCCCTCATGGATTTGGGGTACTCTATGTGTAGTAGAGTAACAGGGGTGTGAGTTTGTCTATTTGCAGTTTTAAATTGAATGGGGGGTAAAGGAGGCTCTGTAAAGTGCACTAACATGTTACATGGTCTCTAAGGAAATAAGCACTGTTGTTGCTTGTTAGAAAATGACAAGGCTGAGCCGCAACAGCTATgttaacaatataataataaaagttttgatgatgatgatgatgaagatgatgatgataaagaaaGGTGTTGTTGATGGATGTCTTCAGGTGCGATATTGTAACTCTCTGgatgaagaagagaagagagagctGATGATCTTTAGcaaccagagaaagagagataaccTGGGCAGAGGCACTGTCCGCCCTCTCCCCCTCACCATAACTGGAGCTGTTTGTGAACAAGTACGACAGTTCAGTAGTTCAGAAATCACTTTAACAGTTACCCTTAGCTTAAACATATGCTACCTGATCTGACTCCTTATCTAAATTAATAATGCCCAAAATAGATAGTTAATAATATTGGAATTTATTCTCTCTATTGTTCTATACATTGTACTCTTTCTTATCTTTTAGTGCGGAGGCCAAATAAATGGAGGTGATATTGCTGTATTTGCCTCACGAGTGGGTCATGGATTGTGCTGGCATCCTCACTGCTTTGTATGCTGCATGTGTGCTGAATTGCTGGTGGATCTAATCTATTTCCATCAGGATGGAAAGATCTACTGTGGCCGCCACCACGCTGAGCGACTCAAACCACGCTGTTCAGCTTGTGATGAGGTCAGTCCGACAACTTCAGCTTTCAAGCAAATAAGTCGTGCCTGTCTGAGGCCTAATCCTCTCAACTCACCCCAAGCTTAATCGAACTTCACACTCCACTACTCTACCACCTTGACCTCCTTTAATCCCAAAACCATAACCCCAATTATAAACAAAAACTTTTAATCCATGAGGACCTACATCATTGAATATCAACTGCTAAAgtttttgttaaacaacaaaaagaaaatcactAATACTGTGCTCTTAGGTATTAAAGTTGACCAGTAGGGAACAGCTTGggatttttctgattttctccacagaaaaaaattattctcaaagatgaatattgtgatattatgatattgtgtgttaaaatagaataataagTCCCTACTCTGCaatgcagtttattttttactaaCAGACTTTCACTTAACAGTCATGTTAAATACACCAACactttagttagctagctacatgaACATAGCTGTTGGTTTTTTCGGAGAACAGCATGTGTGTCCACTAGTGCGGCTTGCATACCGATAAACCCCCTTTCTGAATTGTGAGGCAAATACACTTAAGTGCAGAAGTAAAAAGAAGCCCTAGGTCTGTAGTTATATTTGGGTCTGTAGTTATATTTGAGGACTGAATATCAAAGtgtgcaatttcagtattaactccTCACAATGTGTGCATAACTCaattctgaatacagccctttgtacatactgtacatatgttaTTTAAATCCTGAAAACTATATCTAATTACATCCCATGTTCTAAATTAAAAGCTCTTCTGATAACTTTAGGTCTTTATAGACACCCAACTTTTAAACTAATTTGTTGAGGTCTTGAATGTTAGTGATCTTTACTGCAGGCTTTTCTTTTCTAACTTTGTTTCCTACCATATCTATAGATTATCTTTGCAGATGAGTGCACAGAGGCAGAAGGAAGGCACTGGCACATGAGGCATTTCTGCTGTTATGAATGTGAGGCCCCACTAGGTGGCCAGCGCTACATCATGCGTGAGGGACGGCCTCACTGCTGCAACTGTTTCGAGTCACTCTATGCTGAGTACTGTGATGCTTGTGGAAAACATATAGGTATATTACACAGTAATCTCTGCTGATCTGACCTTTTTCAAACTAGGCAAAAAGTTGCCCTTTTCCAGTAATAGAACTCTACTGGTTAGGGAAACTACATCCAAATCcaaaacatgtacagtacattatgTAGATATAGTACTGtctatgtaatttaaaaaaaaaaagacagttagACAGTTGGTTGCCTTTAGTATATTTTGTGTCTGTTTAtcttttgattgattttctggTGGATAATTGAAAATGGTTCATCCCAGAGTATCTAAATGTTGTGCTCGGTATTGAACATTTAATTGTTTGAAAAGATGAAGAAGATTTCTGGaacacatgaccataacattgTCAaagtagaatttttaaaaaacagttggCATGGTATTGGCGTGAAGAGTGCGCACGGTGACCAGAAaaggcatttttttaattagactgaacaataacattaaaacaagaaACAATTAATAGGAAttattttcaggtttaaaaattGGTCACACATGACCTCAGGTGAAAACTAAAGCCTGAAATAACATGTGTTTTCAGGGATTACTGCAAGaacattatttctcttttagaCACAGTTTTCTATTATATGCACCTTTACACAAGACATCATATTAAGTCTTGCCTCTAGAATTCATATTTATCTGTCCCCCTAGGCATAGACCAAGGACAAATGGCATATGAGGGTCAACACTGGCACGCCACTGAAGAATGTTTCTGCTGTGCTCGCTGCCGTCAGTCTCTACTGGGCCGTCCCTTTCTGCCAAAGCAAGGGCTCATCTACTGCTCTCGCCTCTGCAGCCAGGGAGATGAGCCTGATCTCTCAGACTCCTCTGATTCTGCTTTCCAGAGTGCTCGTTCACGCCAGTCACGCCGCAGTGCACGAATTGGCAAGCAGGGAGCAAAGAACAACAAGGCAGAAAGCGGCAGGCAGCCATCAACTGGCTCAGCATCTGCAACAGGTGAGCGGCTTTCAGTGGATGCAGATTCCCTTGTTGTGCAAATGGACCTACTAAGTGTGTCCAGCCCGGCTCCCAGTCGTACTCCAAACCGCACACCAACAAGAACCCCAAGTAGGACCCCAAGTCGTTCACCGAGCCTGAACCGCAAGCAGTCTGTCTGGATGAGCAGGGAGGAGCCATACTCCTATGAGTCCAATCAAAGAGATCCTTCCCCTTCCCCAAATCCCCATCAGCTACGGAGCCAATGTAGCATCCGGAGCCCATATCCTCCCTCTCCTAGCCAACCACCCAAAGTGGTGAGCCCTCCAGAGTCCTGGCACAAAGAGCAACCAGGGAATAATCCCAAGAAGCCCCCTGTTATGGCAGCCCTGAGAGGCCACTCTTTTAATGAAAATTGGATGCACCATGGGCAGGAATCTGAGTTCCATCCGCCCAAACTGAAGACACAGATGAGTTTCAATGAGGTATCTAGTCATGGGGCTGGGTTCTTAGACAAACGCAGTGTCAGTGTGCAAGGCTTCCCCAGGGACATGAGGCCTCCACTTCTAAGGAGTAGACATCACATTGGCCCCAGCTTTGGTGAACTGACACCCCTTGAGCAGACACCACGAGGATCTGCAGACTCCCTGGCCCTTTCTTATGCCACAGGTATACTCATCCAGCCTTTTCTTAGTAACATAcatttcagttattgttcactATTATGAGTGTTAAAAATACTATTATGGCATGGTTATTATAAGGCAAATATCTGGCTTTGAAAAgattaattagatttaattttgtCCCCATTTAGGAAACTCTTTGGATGGGACTACAAGGCGCCAGGAGCAC
It contains:
- the prickle2a gene encoding prickle-like protein 2; protein product: MMALDMERTVSKLMFDFQRNSTSDDDSGCALEEYAWVPPGLKPEQVHQYYSFLPEDKVPYVNSIGEKHRIKQLLHQLPPHDNEVRYCNSLDEEEKRELMIFSNQRKRDNLGRGTVRPLPLTITGAVCEQCGGQINGGDIAVFASRVGHGLCWHPHCFVCCMCAELLVDLIYFHQDGKIYCGRHHAERLKPRCSACDEIIFADECTEAEGRHWHMRHFCCYECEAPLGGQRYIMREGRPHCCNCFESLYAEYCDACGKHIGIDQGQMAYEGQHWHATEECFCCARCRQSLLGRPFLPKQGLIYCSRLCSQGDEPDLSDSSDSAFQSARSRQSRRSARIGKQGAKNNKAESGRQPSTGSASATGERLSVDADSLVVQMDLLSVSSPAPSRTPNRTPTRTPSRTPSRSPSLNRKQSVWMSREEPYSYESNQRDPSPSPNPHQLRSQCSIRSPYPPSPSQPPKVVSPPESWHKEQPGNNPKKPPVMAALRGHSFNENWMHHGQESEFHPPKLKTQMSFNEVSSHGAGFLDKRSVSVQGFPRDMRPPLLRSRHHIGPSFGELTPLEQTPRGSADSLALSYATGNSLDGTTRRQEHLSRFSMPDLSKDSGVNVSEKSAMGTLNSSMQFRSTESLTSVPRPLADLGMPVRLRYPPQLYWNSSRGLSFEEPAKGRMGLAGSMGNVHSVTPRPRRANTQDSPRQQRPRQQHHRKSHKRHKGHHRSRRSRSDNALHLAAENQGYPSDPVQRFHDDFQRLPSRMSRDTFGGNYACRQQFFRPCPRTTSDLTLQDPGGPRLGQYLGRYGELAEGDDHFCSTCSSSSEASDDEGYFMGEPIPRPVQVRYLDNEELRQRYSPTLMGGHSQLHTRRRRKSKNCIIS